The Nomascus leucogenys isolate Asia chromosome 23, Asia_NLE_v1, whole genome shotgun sequence genome includes a window with the following:
- the M6PR gene encoding cation-dependent mannose-6-phosphate receptor isoform X2 — protein sequence MFPFYSCWRTGLLLLLLLLAVAVRESWQTEEKTCDLVGEKGKESEKELALVKRLKPLFNKSFESTVGQGSDTYMYIFRVCREAGNHTSGAGLVQINKSNGKETVVGRLNETHIFNGSNWIMLIYKGGDEYDNHCGKEQRRAVVMISCNRHTLADNFNPVSEERGKVQDCFYLFEMDSSLACSPESSHLSVGSILLVTFASLVAVYVVGGFLYQRLVVGAKGMEQFPHLAFWQDLGNLVADGCDFVCRSKPRNVPAAYRGVGDDQLGEESEERDDHLLPM from the exons ATGTTCCCTTTCTACAGCTGCTGGAGGACTGGactgctgctactactactactccTGGCTGTGGCAGTGAGAGAATCCTGGCAGACAGAAGAAAAAACTTGTGACTTGGTAGGAGAAAAGGGTAAAGAGTCAGAGAAAGAGTTGGCTCTAGTGAAGAGGCTGAAACCACTGTTTAATAAAAG CTTTGAGAGCACTGTGGGCCAGGGTTCAGACACATACATGTACATCTTCAGGGTGTGCCGGGAAGCTGGCAACCACACTTCTGGGGCAGGCCTGGTGCAAATCAACAAAAGTAATGGGAAGGAGACAGTGGTAGGGAGACTGAACGAGACTCACATCTTCAACGGAA GTAATTGGATCATGCTGATCTATAAAGGGGGTGATGAATACGACAACCACTGTGGCAAGGAGCAGCGTCGTGCAGTGGTGATGATCTCCTGCAATCGACACACCCTAGCG GACAATTTTAATCCTGTGTCTGAGGAGCGTGGCAAAGTCCAAGATTGTTTCTACCTCTTTGAGATGGATAGCAGCCTGGCCTGTTCCCCAGAGAGCTCCCACCTCAGTGTGGGTTCTATCTTACTTGTCAC GTTTGCATCACTGGTTGCTGTTTATGTTGTTGGGGGGTTCCTATACCAGCGACTGGTGGTGGGAGCCAAAGGAATGGAGCAGTTTCCCCACTTAGCCTTCTGGCAGGACCTTGGCAATCTGGTAGCA GATGGCTGTGACTTTGTCTGCCGTTCTAAACCTCGAAATGTGCCTGCAGCATATCGTGGTGTGGGGGATGACCAGCTGGGGGAGGAGTCAGAAGAAAGGGATGACCATTTATTACCAATGTAG
- the M6PR gene encoding cation-dependent mannose-6-phosphate receptor isoform X1 translates to MESVGGVRGFICRKNFGLHHGGRSSGIIWRRMFPFYSCWRTGLLLLLLLLAVAVRESWQTEEKTCDLVGEKGKESEKELALVKRLKPLFNKSFESTVGQGSDTYMYIFRVCREAGNHTSGAGLVQINKSNGKETVVGRLNETHIFNGSNWIMLIYKGGDEYDNHCGKEQRRAVVMISCNRHTLADNFNPVSEERGKVQDCFYLFEMDSSLACSPESSHLSVGSILLVTFASLVAVYVVGGFLYQRLVVGAKGMEQFPHLAFWQDLGNLVADGCDFVCRSKPRNVPAAYRGVGDDQLGEESEERDDHLLPM, encoded by the exons ATGGAGTCCGTTGGAGGTGTTCGTGGATTTATTTGTAGGAAGAATTTTGGCCTGCATCACGGTGGGAGGTCAAGTGGCATCATTTGGAGAAG GATGTTCCCTTTCTACAGCTGCTGGAGGACTGGactgctgctactactactactccTGGCTGTGGCAGTGAGAGAATCCTGGCAGACAGAAGAAAAAACTTGTGACTTGGTAGGAGAAAAGGGTAAAGAGTCAGAGAAAGAGTTGGCTCTAGTGAAGAGGCTGAAACCACTGTTTAATAAAAG CTTTGAGAGCACTGTGGGCCAGGGTTCAGACACATACATGTACATCTTCAGGGTGTGCCGGGAAGCTGGCAACCACACTTCTGGGGCAGGCCTGGTGCAAATCAACAAAAGTAATGGGAAGGAGACAGTGGTAGGGAGACTGAACGAGACTCACATCTTCAACGGAA GTAATTGGATCATGCTGATCTATAAAGGGGGTGATGAATACGACAACCACTGTGGCAAGGAGCAGCGTCGTGCAGTGGTGATGATCTCCTGCAATCGACACACCCTAGCG GACAATTTTAATCCTGTGTCTGAGGAGCGTGGCAAAGTCCAAGATTGTTTCTACCTCTTTGAGATGGATAGCAGCCTGGCCTGTTCCCCAGAGAGCTCCCACCTCAGTGTGGGTTCTATCTTACTTGTCAC GTTTGCATCACTGGTTGCTGTTTATGTTGTTGGGGGGTTCCTATACCAGCGACTGGTGGTGGGAGCCAAAGGAATGGAGCAGTTTCCCCACTTAGCCTTCTGGCAGGACCTTGGCAATCTGGTAGCA GATGGCTGTGACTTTGTCTGCCGTTCTAAACCTCGAAATGTGCCTGCAGCATATCGTGGTGTGGGGGATGACCAGCTGGGGGAGGAGTCAGAAGAAAGGGATGACCATTTATTACCAATGTAG